CTGCTACAATCAACAAATAACTGCTAAGAAATAAATACGTATTAAACGGAATATCTTTAATTATAAATTGTTCCAGCGAGGCAATCCAATTGATTATTTTGTTCATATACAAAATACTCCATTCTAATATTTTTGAAAGGAAAACAGGCGTAGAATCTAATGCTGCTAAAATCATCACCAAAACCCCAAAAATCATTATGATACTCAGTAGCGGTATGATGATCAAATTAGTTACAAAGAACAATCCCGGAAATTGATGAAAGTAATACAAACTCAAAGGGAAAGTACCTATTTGTGCTGCAAAAGAAACGGTGAGAATATCCCAAATGTACCTTGCAATTTTGTTTTTTGGTATCCAAAGAGAAGCTAAAAGAGGCTGCAGCCAAATAATAAAGAACAACGCAATATAACTCAATTGAAAACCCACATCAAATAAAAACGAAGGTTGTACCAATAAAATCAGCAATATAGAAATCAATAAAGTATGGTAGATATTCACGCTTCTGCGCAAATGGGTTCCAATGGCCACAAAGGAAAACATAGTGACGGAGCGAACTACAGATGGCGCCAAACCGGCTAATATTCCAAATAAGGATAATGAAAGTAAAATGATGATTAGTTTGAGTAAAGAACCGTTTCGGGTATTGGGAAATGGCTTCAGAATGAAAGTAATAAAGAGTAAAATAAACCCGATGTGTAAACCTGAAACTGATAAAATATGTACCGCTCCCGCATATTGATAATCCCGAATGATTTCTGGAGAAATATCTTGTTGTTGCCCGAGAATTAAGGCAATTGCTACGTTTAATTCTGTTTTGTTGAAGTCATTTTTTTCTAAATTAGAGATGATTTTTGTTCGTAATTTGGAGGTATAATACCAAATATTCTTTTCAATAACAGGATTTATAGCAATCTCGTCAACATCAGCGTACAACTGTGCATAGATTTGTTTGTTCTCTAAATATTTTCCGTAATCAAATTGGTTTGGGTTTTTTGGAGCGCTATTTTTATACAAAACACCTTTGATTTGCAATTGATTTCCAATTTCAAAGGTGTGATTTAAACTGTCTTTTCGAATATTCAGGATAATTCTGCCGGATCGTTCGTGTTTATCAATGCGATTCACAAGAGCAATATAGCGTTCGTTGAATGGTGTGGTTTTTAATTTTTCTCTCAATGTTATGGTAATCAAATGATTTTTCTCAAAAATCGTTTGATGATGTACATAATTACTTTTTTGATAAAAATCGGTATGAACAATTTGGGTGCTAACACCAATCGCAAATGAAAGTAAATAGGTCGTAATACCAAAATAGATTGTTCTACTGAATTTTTTTCGCAATAAAAAGTAGGCTGTACAAAATGTACAGATAGTGATACCAAGAAAAACAAAAGCAAATTCGGGATTAGGTTTCAAGTAAAACGCTAGCAGAATGCCCAAGACAAAAACTATTGTGATTCTCGCTAAAGGAAATTGTAACACTTTCATGTTACTAAAGTACAAAATTTTAGTAAGAAATAACTTTGTTCTTTGTAGGAGGTTTTTTGTGCTACAAAAAATAAATTACTTCAAATCTGCAACAATTAACTTAGCTGTTTTCTCACTGGCGCCAATGCCGCCCAGTTTTTCTTCCAATAAGTCGTAATTAGCCAATAGTTTTTTACGGTGATTAGGCTCCAGGATTTTTTTTAATTCTTGACGAATGCGTTTTGTAGTGCAATCTTCTTGAATTAATTCGATGACCACTTCTTCATCCATAATCAGGTTTACTAATGAAATGTATTTTAGTGTAATAATGCGTTTTGCTATTTGATACGAGGCCCAACTGCCTTTATAACAAACTACTTCGGGTACTTTGAAAAGAGCGGTTTCGAGTGTTGCAGTTCCGGATGTGACTAATGCTGCAGTAGCGTTGCTTAATAAATCGTAGGTTTTATTAGAAATGAATTTTATATTTTCATTAGAAATAAAACGTTCGTAAAAGGAGAAATCTTGACTTGGAGCGCCAGCAATTACAAACTGATATTCCGGAAAATCTTTTACAACACTCAGCATAACGGATAACATTTTGGTGATTTCCTGTTTTCGGCTGCCGGGTAAAATGGCAATTATAGGTTTTTCGTTCAATTGATTTTCGCTTCTAAAAACGATTCCATCGATGGTCGGTTGGTTGTGAATGGCATCAATTAAAGGGTGCCCGACAAATGAAACGGGATAATGATGTTTGTCTTCATAAAAGCTTTTTTCGAAAGGAAGAATCACATACATTTTATCTACATCGCGTTTGATATCGGTAATTCGGCTTTCTTTCCAAGCCCAAATTTGAGGGGAAATGTAATAATGTGTTTTCATTCCCAATTCTTTCGCCCATTTTGCAATACGTAAATTAAAGCCGGGGTAATCAATAAAAACCAGAACATCAGGTTTAAATTCCAGGATGTCTTTTTTACATATTTTGATATTATTCAAAATGGTTTTTAAATTAAAAATCACTTCAATAAATCCCATGAAAGCCAATTCGCGATAATGTTTTACTAATTTGCCACCAACATTTTGCATCAAATCACCTCCCCAAAACCGAATGTCAGCTGATGGATCTTCCTTGTATAATGCCTTCATCAAATTAGATCCATGTAAATCACCGGATGCTTCACCTGCTATAATATAGTATTTCATTTTTCTTTTCTTTAGAACCTTCTGCTGCATTTAAATGTAAAAATAATTACATTTCTTATATAAACAAAGTGATAATCGTAAGTACAATAACTGCTAAAACAACGCCTCTTGCCATTAGTTCTTTATTGCGTTTGAGTAAAACAGCAAAAATAATTAAATCAAGAATGGCACCTAAAGTTATTATTTTGCCAAGATGTCCTTGTGCTTTCATTGTTTGTATTCCAGTTATAAAATCATAGTTGGTAAATCCGGTAATGAAAATAAAACTACCCAAAATACAACCCAAAATCCCGATGGTAAAACCCAATATTAAATCTGTTTTATTCATTCCATTTCCAGGTATTAAGTTGTTGCATGCTGTGATGTGCGGTTAAATCAAATTGCACTGGGACTATCGAAATATAATCATTTTCCAATGCCCATTCGTCTGTATCTTCGCCTTTATCTTGATTGACGAATTCTCCTGCAAGCCAATAATAATCTTTTCCTTGAGGTGTTTTTCTTTTGTCAAATTTCTCTACCCACATCGCTTTTGCCTGGCGGCAAACTTTTATTCCTTTGATCTCTTCTTTCTTTAGTTTAGGGAAATTTACATTCAAAAGAACGCCTTCCGGCAAGCCGTTTGTCAGGACTTCAAGACATATTTTTCTAATGAAAGATTTAATGGGTTCAAAATCGGCATTCCAATCGTAATCTAATAATGAAAAACCAATTGCTGGAATTCCTTCAATTCCTGCTTCAACAGCAGCACTCATTGTTCCGGAATAAATCACATTTATAGAGGAATTTGATCCGTGATTAATACCAGAAACACACAAGTCTGGTTTTCGTTTCAGGATTTCATTTACGGCCAGTTTGACACAATCTACTGGCGTTCCAGAGCAGCTGTATTCAGTAATAGCATCGTTTTCTTTTGAAATTTTATTCAGATACAAAGTGCTGTTTATCGTAATGGCATGTCCCATGGCACTTTGTGGTTTGTCAGGTGCTACAACTACGACGTCGCCAATTTCTGCCATAACAGCAATAAGTGCTCTGACTCCCGGAGCCGAAATCCCATCGTCATTGGTAACTAATAGTAAAGGGCGAACTTGTTTCATTATTTTTATTTTCAAAAAGATTGGTATTCTATGAATTTATTGGCAAATGTAACGACTCAAAAGAGTAATTTTCAGACAAAGAAAACAAATTTATCAACTACAAACATTAATGTTAGGACAAAAAGAACAATTTTATATCTTTAACAAAAAATTATGCAGAGCCTATAATTGTTGGCATAGTTTTTACCGTAATTTAGATTAAAAAATTGATGAATACTATTATTGACTATATGAAAAGAAATTATAAAATACTTCTGGCTGTTGTATGCCTCTCGGTAACCTTGTTTGCATTCAAAATGAATTCAGGGAATGAAAACGACGCAGATCCTGATAAAGACAAATTACTTTTGGAGTTATTGACTTTTGTTTTAGAAAAAGGACATTATAGTCCTGCGGTTATTGATGATGCTTTTTCTAAAGGAGTTTACAAAGATTTTATTCAGGCATTAGATCCTTCAAAACGATTTTTTCTACAATCGGATATTGATGAATTTGCAAAGTATGAAACCGATTTAGATGATCAATTAATCAATAAAGATTTGACTTTCTTTAATCTTGCATATGATAGATTGATGCAGAGAATGGAAGAAGGAAAATTGATTTACAAATCAGTTTTGAGCAAACCATTTGATTACACTATTGACGAAAGTTTCAATACGGATTATGAAAAAGCGCCTTATGCAAAAACTTCAGCCGAACTAAAAGATAAATGGCGTAAACAGATTAAATTATCTACACTTTCTTCATTGGTAGACCGCATGGAAATGCAAGATAATAAGAATAAAACCGGGGTTGACAAATCGGTAAAAGAACCTGTTGTACAAGTAAAAGAAGGGGAACAATTTGACCAGAGTTATTATGATAAAACTAAAAATACAGCTGTTGAAACCGGTAAAACTAAAACTTTTGTAGAATTAGAAAAAGAAACCAGAGAAAGTTCTGCTAAATCATTGGATGAGTATTTTGGTTTTATAAAAGATTTAGATCGAAATGATTGGTTTTCGGTGTATATCAATTCAATTACTGCTCGTTTTGATCCGCATACAAACTATTTAGCTCCCGAAGAAAAAGAGCGTTTTGATGTGAGTATCAGCGGAAAACTGGAAGGAATCGGGGCGCGTCTTCAAAAGAAAAATGATTATACTGAAATTTCAGAATTGATTTCCGGAGGGCCGGCTTGGAGAGGAAAACAATTAGAATCGGGTGATTTGATTATGAAAGTGGCTCAAGGCGACAAAGAACCGGTTGATGTTGTTGGAATGCGTTTAGACGATGTGGTTAAAAAAATTAAGGGACCAAAAGGTACTGAAGTTCGTCTTACTGTAAAAAAAGTAGACGGAACTATAACGGTGATTTCTATTATAAGAGACATCGTTGAAATTGAAGAAACGTATGCAAAATCAAGCATTGTTAATAAAAACGGATTAAAGTACGGCGTGATTTATTTGCCTAAATTTTATATCGATTTTGAAAATAAAGATGGAAGAGATGCCGGAAAAGACATTGCTATTGAAGTTGACAGATTGAAAAAAGCAGGTGTGAACGGAATTGTACTTGATGTTCGTGATGATGGTGGAGGATCTTTATCGACTGTGGTAGATATTGCCGGTTTATTTATTGAAGACGGACCAATTGTACAAATCAAGTCAGCCGGTAAAAATAAAGAAGTTTTATATGACAGAGATAAAAAAATCGAATGGGACGGACCGTTAGTGATAATGGTTAATAGTTTTTCTGCTTCGGCTTCAGAGATTTTAGCGGCAGCGATTCAGGATTACAAAAGAGGAATCATTATCGGAAGTAAACAAACGTATGGTAAAGGAACGGTTCAAAACGTAATTGACTTGAATCAATTTGTGCGCAGTAGTTCTGTGGGCGATTTAGGTGCTTTAAAAACTACGACTCAAAAATTTTATAGAATAAACGGTGGTTCAACACAATTAGAAGGTGTAAGCAGTGATATTGTTATGCCGGACCGTTATGCGTATTTGAAAATGGGAGAGCGTGATGTTGAAAATGCAATGCCGTGGGATAAAATTGATCAGGCCGATTATAAGGTTTGGACTAAGAACTCGAATTTTAATCAAGCGATTACCAATAGCAAAAACAGAATTGCTCAAAATCAACAATTTCAATTGGTTGAAGACAACGCAAAATGGATTGATAGCCGAAGTGAAGAGAATGTTTATAGTTTGAATATTGACAAATTTAAATTGGCTCAAACTGAAATTGAAGGAAAAGCAAAAAAATATAAACCAATATTGGATTATAAAAATGAATTGAAATTCACTTCTTTGCCTTCTGAACAAGAAATAATGGCTAAAGATGCTGCTTTAAAAGAAAAAAGAGAACGTTGGCATGAAGCTCTATCAAAAGATATTTATGTGGAAGAAGCACTCAATGTATTGGATGATTTACAAGCGAAAGGGATTGTGAAAAAAGCAATTCCAGTTAAATTTAAAAAAGATAAATTAGCTAAATCATAATTAGTTTTTCTTTAAAAGAATAGAATAACAACAAGCTAAACGCTCCATAAATTCAAATCGAATTTATGGAGCGTTTTTATTTAGAACACATTAATTTGTCTAAAATAAAGTGATTTAGGAAATTAAAAAGGCAATGGTAAAGGTGGATTGATGTGTAGCCCTGATAGCAATGGAAAGCATTTGAAGGCTCGTTTATTAGTTTTTATGTTTTTTCAAAGCGACCAAAGGAAGCTCTTGAGAAAATAATAAAAACTTTAACGAGTCAAAAAACTTGAAATGAATAGCAGGATTTAGCTCTAAAGAAAGGAAGTTAGATAGATTCTACCATTCATTTACTTTATTTGCATCCATTTTTAGGAATATAAAAAGGAGTATTGTAAAACCCCAAAGTCCGGAACCTCCATACGAAAAGAAGGGTAGTGGTACTCCAATCGTTGGAAAAATCCCCACTACCATGGCAATGTTTACAAAGAAATGAATAAATAAAATTCCTGCAACACAATAGCCATATACGCGGCTGAATTTTGTTTTTTGCCTTTCGGCCAAATAGATAACACGAAGAAATAAGCCCACAAATAGCGCAATAACGATTAAAGAGCCGATAAATCCCCATTCTTCGCCAACGGTCGTGAAGATATAATCGGTGTGTTGTTCGGGCACGAAACCGCCTTTGGTTTGTGTTCCTTCCAAAAAGCCTTTTCCAATCCAACCACCGGATCCGATGGCTATTTCAGATTGATTGGTATTGTATCCAATCCCTTTCATGTCTACCGTTTTTCCTAATAAAATATTGAAACGGTCTCTGTGATGTTGTTTGAAAACATTTTCAAATACATAATTTACCGATAAAACAAAGCTGGAAATTAAGACGAAAATGATTCCGCTCAAAACAATATTTCGATCTCCTAATCTGGATTTGAAATGAATGATAACCAATGCTAATAAAGCAATTAGAATCACATACTGAGGTTCTAATAATAGCGTCATGACAAATAAAAGAATCGTAATAAAACCCGTCCATACATACCAAGCAGGAAGACCTTCGCGGTATAAAACAATAATGAAAACACTATAAATCAATGCGCTTCCCGGATCGGGTTGAGGTAATATGAGTAATACGGGCAAAAATACAATAGCCAAAGCTTGAATTTGTCTGTTGACGTCTTTAAGATTGATTTGTGTATCACTTAAGTATTTTGCTAAAGCCAATGCGGTTGCTGCTTTTGCAAATTCTGAAGGTTGTAATGTGAAACTTCCAAAACCATACCAACAACGTTGTCCCGCAATAGTCTTTCCGAACACAAAAAGGCCGGCCAAAGATAATAATGATATTCCAAATATGATGGAGGCATATTTTTCATAGAATTTACCATCGACATAAAGTACGATCAAAATTAACGGAATAGTTAATATGATAAATATAAGCTGCTTGTCCGAAGTTCCTTCCATAGAAGAAAGTGAAGAAGAGTAAATGTTTAACCATCCTAATAGTACCAATACACTATAGATAATGACACATGTCCAGTCAAGATTATTCGTTATGCTTTGGTTTTTCATTTGAAAGAATAGCTTATTGTTGTTTTTGTTTTGTTGTGTCTATTTTTACTTTTCGAATAACAGTTTTGCTTTTCAAAATAGAATCTTGTTTTCTCATTTGTGTTTTTACAGTTTCAGAGAGACCACCGAGTTTAGCATACTCGCCTTGTAAACTTTTATTTAAGATTCTGGTTTCTAAATCGGTTCTGGTGATTTTATGTCTTAAGTATTTTTCAATCATTAAACTCGCAATCGGACCTGCAATTGTAGCTCCAAATCCACCATTTTCTACCATGATAGCGATTGCAATCTTGGGATTATCTTTTGGTGCAAAAGCTACAAATATAGAGTGGTCTTCTAGTTGTGTTCTTTTTCCATCAATTTTAGCGAAATTTTCAGCAGTTCCTGTTTTTCCACAAATATCAATTCCTTCGACTTTCAAATAATAAGCAGTTCCTAGATTATAAACATCAAATAGACCACTAATCATGGGTTTGAAATATTTTTTATCAATGGTAGTGACATGCTTTGTTGTGAACTTCTTGTCAATTTTTTCTCCCTCTATTTTTTTTATGATGTGAGGCGTATAATAATATCCTTCATTAGCAACTGTTGCCATCATATTGGCGAGTTGAATAGGTGTCATTAACACTTCTCCTTGCCCAATAGCATTAGATACAATTGTTGTGCTTCTCCAACCACCATTAGGATAAATACGTTTGTATGTTTTTGAATCTGGAACTTTTCCTTTTTTACCTGTTGGTAAGTCATAGCCCATAAATTGGCCCAGACCAAAACTTTTAACGTGATTACTCCAAACATCTACCGCATAAGCAGGTTTGGCGTATTTATTTATGGTTAACATGTATGCGCTTGCAAAATAAGTATTACAGGAATTATAAATTCCATTATGTAATTGATGTGGTCCAAAGCCGTGACATCCCATAAAACGTCCTCTGGCATAGCTAAATCCGTGATGACACATGAAAGTTGTTTGCTCGTTGACAACTCCTTCTTGTAAAGCAACCAGACCTGTTAATATTTTAAAAGGGGAACCAGGAGGATATTCGGCTAACAATCCACGATCATAAAGCGGTTTAGCAATAGAATCGCGATACAATTCAGTATAATTTTTTGATCTTTTTCGTCCTACTAATATCGAAGGGTCGTAAGAAGGAGCGGTAACAAGTGCTAATATTTCACCTGTTTTAGGTTCAATAGCAACTATTCCACCTCTTTTATTAATCATTAATTCCTCACCATATTTTTGAAGTTCGGCATCAATAGTCAGGTTTATATCTTCTCCTTGTACAGCAATTGTATCGTATTTCCCTTCCTTGAAAGAGCCGATTTCTCGGTTGTATTTGTCTTTTTGAATGTATTTAACGCCTTTTATTCCTCGCAAAATTTCTTCGTAGCTTTCTTCAACCCCTTGTTTTCCTATCAAATCACCACTGTTGTAGTATGGATTTTTTGCCACGAGTTTTTCATTAACTTGAGTGATGAAACCAAAAATGTTGGCGCCAAAATCTACTTCATAATCACGAAGCGAACGCTTTTGAAAATAGAAGCCTTCAAATTTTCTGATTTTTTCCTGAAAAGCGGCAAATTCACTTTTATTTAATTGTGGTAAAAAAACAGAAGGCAATCTTGGGCTGTAGATTTTTGCTTTTTCTATTTTTTTAATAAAATCTTCTTTAGTGATGTTTAATAATTGACAAAATTCTAAAGTATCGGTATTCTTTACTTCACGGGGAATTACCATGATGTCATAAGAAGCCTGATTCGCGACTAATAATTTTCCGTTACGATCATATATATATCCTCTTTCTGGATAATCATATTTTATTTTAATGGCATTATTGTCTGATTTTAATTTGAAGGAATCATTAATAACTTGCAAATAAAATATCCGTATCACGAGCAATGATGCTGCGATGATAATTAAGGAAGGCAGCAAGACTTTTCTCATCTTTTGTTTGGCTTAATAAGATATATTATAATGATACAAATAATAATTGTGAAAACTGTACTCAGTACCGTTCTTAGTAAAATGTCCCAGAAAAAGCTAAATTGAAAAGCTTCTAATATGAACAAAACAAGGTGATGTATGACAACGGATAGTAAAATAAACGAAAATCGCTCCGGAGTTAAAACATCGTTTAATTTTACAGTTTGGTACTCATAACTTAGACCGAAGGAGAATTTAAATAAAAAAGGTCTGAAATAAGCTAAAGCTAAACAAGCTGTAGCATGAATTCCTCCTGAATTACTAAACATATCCATGATAAGACCTAACAAAAAACTTGCCAAAAGAAGTCCTGATTTGTTTCCGTTTACAGGATATAAAATGATAAATAACACGTAAGGAAACGGACTTATGAATCCAAAAAAATTCATGTTGTTGAAAACAATAATTTGAGTTGCCAAAAGCAAAACAAACCGAAAAATATTGACTAACAATGCGCTATTCATCTTTTTCTCTCTTTTCTAAATTAATAAGTTCTTCACGATTCTTGCTCTTGATGATATATACATGACCCAGATTAGTCATGTCATTAAATAATTTAACCTCTATTTTATAATAATGAGTTTCTTCGTCTGTATAAATTCTTTCAATAGTTCCAATATTAATATTTTCAGGAAAGATAACAGATTGACCTCCAGTTACAATAGTGTCTCCTTTTCGGATGGTGGCTAATCTAGGAACATCGATTAGTTGTACATAACCGGTACTTTTTCCGTCCCAAGTTAAAGAACCAAAATGGTCTGATTTCTTAATCTTAGCGTTAATAAGGGATTTTTTATTTAAAATACTGATAACAGTAGCATAATGAGCCGAAGTATTGTCAACAATCCCTACAATTCCTAAACTATTAATCACTCCCATGTCAGGTTTTACGCCTTGTAGTTCTCCCGAATTTAAGGTTAAATAATTTTCATAAACATTATAAGAATTGTGTATCACTTTTGAAACAATAATGTCTGAAGGTTTTACTCCTTTTAAACTGTCTAATTTTTTTATTTGAGTAGTATCTTTTTTATTAAACAGAAGGCTTTTTAAATTTGCATTTTCTAAAGCAAGCGCATCATTTTGTGTTCTTAAATTTAAATATTCATTGATGTTATTTGCTTTTTCATAAACACCACCGCTCAAAAAATTAGCAGAACTAATTATTTTACTTCTGTGAAAAGAGTGGGATTGAATAGTAAGGGCTAACGAAATGCCTAAAAGCAGCAAAAACAGTAAACGATTACTGTTTTTAAAAATAAAATTAAATATTTGCTGCATTTCTTAAATGTATAATGTAAATGATTGTTGTTTTTATTTAGAATCTAATTGTTGTATTGGGCCTTAAATCTAATGCCAAACGAACTTAGAAAAACGCATTACTTAATCAAAATACTTTTAAATTTCACAATGTTTTTAAGTGCCATTCCGGTTCCTCTAACTACTGCTCTTAATGGATCTTCGGCAATGTAAACAGGTAAATCTGTTTTTTGTGAAATTCTTTTATCAAGTCCTCTTAACATTGATCCTCCACCTGCAAGATAAATTCCTGTATTGTAGATATCCGCTGCTAACTCCGGAGGTGTTTGAGATAAAGTTTCCATTACAGCATCTTCAATTCTTTGAATAGATTTGTCTAATGCTTTTGCAATTTCTCTGTATGAAACTTCAACTTGTTTTGGTTTTCCTGTCAATAAATCTCTACCTTGGACTGACATGTCTTCTGGAGGGGTTTCTAAATCTTCGATAGCAGCTCCAATTTGTATTTTTATTTTCTCAGCAGTACTTTCTCCAACAAAAAGGTTGTGTTGGGTACGCATGTAATATACAATGTCATTTGTAAATACGTCACCGGCAATTTTTACCGATTTGTCACATACAATTCCGCCTAATGCAATTACAGCAATTTCAGTTGTTCCACCACCAATATCTACAATCATGTTTCCTTTAGGTTGCATGATGTCAATACCAATACCAATAGCCGCAGCCATAGGTTCGTGTATCAAATAAACTTCTTTACCGTTTACTCTTTCACAAGACTCTTTTACAGCTCTCATTTCCACTTCGGTAATACCGGAAGGGATACAAACAACCATTCGTAATGCGGGAGTAAACATTCTTTTTTTCAATGCAGGTATGCTTTTTATAAACATACTTATCATTTTTTCGGAAGCATCAAAATCTGCAATTACACCATCTTTCAAAGGTCTTATCGTCTTAATGTTTTCATGTGTTTTACCCTGCATCATGTTGGCTTCTTTACCAACAGCAATGATTTTTCCCGAAACTCTGTCTCGGGCAACTATAGATGGGCTGTCAATTACAACTTTATCATTATGAATGATTAAAGTGTTAGCGGTACCAAGGTCTATCGCAATATCCTCGGTCATGAAATCAAAAAATCCCATAAGTCTTTTAAGGGTTTAAAAAGTTATAAATAAGTAAAGCACAAAGTTAAACAAATTAATGTTTAAAATGACGCGTTCCAGTAAATACCATTGCAAGTTTATTTTCGTTACAATAATCAATGCTTAATTGGTCTTTAATAGAACCTCCAGGCTGAATTACAGCTGTTATTCCTGCATTTTTTGCAATCTCAACACAGTCAGGGAAAGGGAAGAAGGCATCACTTGCCATTGAAGCACCATGTAAGTCAAAACCAAAAGTTTTTGCTTTTTCAATCGCTTGCAACAGAGCATCAACACGAGAAGTTTGTCCTGTTCCAGATGAAATTAAGGTTCCGTTTTTTGCAAAAACAATCGTATTCGATTTGGTGTTTTTACAAACTTTCGAAGCAAAAATCAAATCTTCAATTTCTTGTTCAGTAGGAGCTGTTATAGTAACGGTCTTTAAGTCTGCTTTATTGTCGGTGATATTGTTTCTTTCCTGAACTAAAATTCCGTTTAGGCAGGTACGAACTTGTTTTTGTGGTAAGGCTACTTCATTTTGAATTAAAATAATTCTGTTTTTCTTTTCTTCCAAAATGGCAATAGCTTCAGCATCATAAGATGGCGCGATAACTACTTCGCAGAATAATTTATTTATTTCGGTTGCTGTTGCAACATCAATTTTTGTATTTGCAATCAAAACACCACCAAAAGCTGAAGTTGGGTCACAAGCCAAAGCAGCTAAATAGGCTTCGCTAATCGTATTTCTGCTGGCTAATCCACAAGCATTGTTGTGTTTCAAAATAGCGAAAGTTGGACCGTCGTTTTTGAATTCATTAATTAAATTCACGGCAGCATCTACATCAAGTAAGTTGTTATATGATAATTCTTTTCCGTGTACTTTATTAAACATAGCTTCAAAGTCACCAAAGAAAAATCCTTTTTGATGCGGGTTTTCTCCATATCGTAAGATTTGACCATTAGCAATACTTTGTTTATAAATAGTTTCGTCTGTGTTGAAATAATTAAAGATAGCGCTGTCGTAATGAGAAGAAACATGAAAAGCTTTTGTAGCTAATAATTTTCTGTCTGCAAGAGTTGTCGCTCCGTTTTGATTGGTAATTAAGTCCAAAAGTAAACTGTATTCATCAACTGAGGCTACAATTACGGTGTCTTTAAAGTTTTTTGCGGCAGCACGAATTAAGGAAATACCACCAATATCTATTTTTTCAATAATAGCTGACTCACTTGCTCCTGAAGCAACTGTTTTTTCGAATGGGTATAAATCAACAATTACTAAATCAATCTGTGGAATGTTGTATTCCTGCATTTGTTGCACATCACTTTCGTTGTCTTGACGGTTTAATATT
This region of Flavobacterium lacustre genomic DNA includes:
- a CDS encoding ComEC/Rec2 family competence protein: MKVLQFPLARITIVFVLGILLAFYLKPNPEFAFVFLGITICTFCTAYFLLRKKFSRTIYFGITTYLLSFAIGVSTQIVHTDFYQKSNYVHHQTIFEKNHLITITLREKLKTTPFNERYIALVNRIDKHERSGRIILNIRKDSLNHTFEIGNQLQIKGVLYKNSAPKNPNQFDYGKYLENKQIYAQLYADVDEIAINPVIEKNIWYYTSKLRTKIISNLEKNDFNKTELNVAIALILGQQQDISPEIIRDYQYAGAVHILSVSGLHIGFILLFITFILKPFPNTRNGSLLKLIIILLSLSLFGILAGLAPSVVRSVTMFSFVAIGTHLRRSVNIYHTLLISILLILLVQPSFLFDVGFQLSYIALFFIIWLQPLLASLWIPKNKIARYIWDILTVSFAAQIGTFPLSLYYFHQFPGLFFVTNLIIIPLLSIIMIFGVLVMILAALDSTPVFLSKILEWSILYMNKIINWIASLEQFIIKDIPFNTYLFLSSYLLIVAAVIWFKKPSFNKLAVVLLSVITVQLSCFKNYWNIENQQEWILFNSKKNTLIAERKAENVILYTTENLLKTVEKEEVLKSYLVGNFSSVRAKKLVPNILFFNGNKILIIDSSGIYPKNTIPDILILRQSPKINMERLLQTTKPNIVIADASNFKTIQKLWKTTCLKQKIPFHATAEKGFYTIH
- the lpxB gene encoding lipid-A-disaccharide synthase, with the protein product MKYYIIAGEASGDLHGSNLMKALYKEDPSADIRFWGGDLMQNVGGKLVKHYRELAFMGFIEVIFNLKTILNNIKICKKDILEFKPDVLVFIDYPGFNLRIAKWAKELGMKTHYYISPQIWAWKESRITDIKRDVDKMYVILPFEKSFYEDKHHYPVSFVGHPLIDAIHNQPTIDGIVFRSENQLNEKPIIAILPGSRKQEITKMLSVMLSVVKDFPEYQFVIAGAPSQDFSFYERFISNENIKFISNKTYDLLSNATAALVTSGTATLETALFKVPEVVCYKGSWASYQIAKRIITLKYISLVNLIMDEEVVIELIQEDCTTKRIRQELKKILEPNHRKKLLANYDLLEEKLGGIGASEKTAKLIVADLK
- the surE gene encoding 5'/3'-nucleotidase SurE; translation: MKQVRPLLLVTNDDGISAPGVRALIAVMAEIGDVVVVAPDKPQSAMGHAITINSTLYLNKISKENDAITEYSCSGTPVDCVKLAVNEILKRKPDLCVSGINHGSNSSINVIYSGTMSAAVEAGIEGIPAIGFSLLDYDWNADFEPIKSFIRKICLEVLTNGLPEGVLLNVNFPKLKKEEIKGIKVCRQAKAMWVEKFDKRKTPQGKDYYWLAGEFVNQDKGEDTDEWALENDYISIVPVQFDLTAHHSMQQLNTWKWNE
- a CDS encoding carboxy terminal-processing peptidase yields the protein MNTIIDYMKRNYKILLAVVCLSVTLFAFKMNSGNENDADPDKDKLLLELLTFVLEKGHYSPAVIDDAFSKGVYKDFIQALDPSKRFFLQSDIDEFAKYETDLDDQLINKDLTFFNLAYDRLMQRMEEGKLIYKSVLSKPFDYTIDESFNTDYEKAPYAKTSAELKDKWRKQIKLSTLSSLVDRMEMQDNKNKTGVDKSVKEPVVQVKEGEQFDQSYYDKTKNTAVETGKTKTFVELEKETRESSAKSLDEYFGFIKDLDRNDWFSVYINSITARFDPHTNYLAPEEKERFDVSISGKLEGIGARLQKKNDYTEISELISGGPAWRGKQLESGDLIMKVAQGDKEPVDVVGMRLDDVVKKIKGPKGTEVRLTVKKVDGTITVISIIRDIVEIEETYAKSSIVNKNGLKYGVIYLPKFYIDFENKDGRDAGKDIAIEVDRLKKAGVNGIVLDVRDDGGGSLSTVVDIAGLFIEDGPIVQIKSAGKNKEVLYDRDKKIEWDGPLVIMVNSFSASASEILAAAIQDYKRGIIIGSKQTYGKGTVQNVIDLNQFVRSSSVGDLGALKTTTQKFYRINGGSTQLEGVSSDIVMPDRYAYLKMGERDVENAMPWDKIDQADYKVWTKNSNFNQAITNSKNRIAQNQQFQLVEDNAKWIDSRSEENVYSLNIDKFKLAQTEIEGKAKKYKPILDYKNELKFTSLPSEQEIMAKDAALKEKRERWHEALSKDIYVEEALNVLDDLQAKGIVKKAIPVKFKKDKLAKS